Proteins encoded in a region of the Populus nigra chromosome 3, ddPopNigr1.1, whole genome shotgun sequence genome:
- the LOC133690334 gene encoding large ribosomal subunit protein mL101 (rPPR4)-like, which yields MAMPQLYGRTKSVTKRSKKYLEEALYVRLFKEGSSEVSVRQQLNQFLKSSKRVFKWEVGDTIKKLRSRNLYYPAVKLSETMSSRGMNKTVSDQAIHLDLVAKTRGIPAAENYFIDLPETSKNLRTYGALLNCYCKELMTEEAEALIEKMKELNLGLSSMSYNSLMTLYTKVGQPERIPAIIQEMKADNVMPDSYTYNVWMRALAAVNDISGVERVIEEMKRDGRVAANWTTYSNLASIYVDAGYFDKAEKALKELEKINANKDLFAFQFLITLYGRTGKLLEVYRIWRSLRLAFPKTANISYLNMIQVLVNLKDVPGAEKCFREWESGCSTYDIRVANVIISAYAKEGLVDKAEELKERARRRGAKPNSKTWEIFCDYYLKNGDVKLGVDCIANAVSAGRGNGQKWVPSPVIVGSLMAHFEQQKDVDGAEDLIEILKKAVDDVAVEVFESLIRTYAAAGRKSQLMRRRLKMENVEVSDDCQKLLEAICVE from the exons ATGGCGATGCCACAGTTATATGGGCGGACAAAAAGCGTGACAAAAAGATCAAAGAAGTACCTAGAAGAAGCACTGTATGTGAGGCTGTTCAAAGAAGGCAGCTCAGAGGTTAGTGTGAGACAACAGTTAAATCAGTTCCTCAAGAGCTCCAAGCGTGTCTTCAAATGGGAAGTTGGTGACACTATCAAGAAGCTTCGCAGTCGCAACCTTTATTACCCAGCTGTCAAG CTATCAGAAACTATGTCTAGTAGGGGCATGAATAAAACCGTCAGTGATCAAGCTATCCATCTTGATCTAGTTGCCAAAACTCGAGGCATACCTGCTGCAGAAAATTACTTCATTGATCTTCCTGAAACATCCAAGAACCTTCGGACATATGGAGCTCTTCTCAACTGTTACTGTAAAGAATTGATGACTGAAGAAGCAGAAGCTCTCATTGAAAAGATGAAGGAACTCAATCTTGGTTTGAGCTCCATGTCTTACAACAGCCTTATGACTCTCTACACAAAAGTGGGTCAGCCCGAAAGGATCCCAGCAATTATACAGGAAATGAAGGCTGACAATGTCATGCCAGATTCTTACACATACAATGTCTGGATGAGGGCTCTGGCAGCTGTAAATGATATTTCTGGTGTTGAAAGAGTGATCGAAGAGATGAAGAGGGATGGCCGAGTTGCTGCAAATTGGACAACATATAGCAACTTAGCCTCGATTTATGTTGATGCTGGCTATTTTGATAAGGCAGAAAAGGCACTTAAGGAATTGGAGAAGATAAATGCAAACAAAGATCTTTTTGCTTTCCAGTTCCTGATTACTTTGTATGGCCGAACAGGAAAGTTGCTTGAAGTTTATCGAATATGGCGTTCTTTGAGGCTGGCTTTTCCCAAAACTGCGAATATAAGCTATCTAAATATGATCCAGGTGCTGGTTAACTTGAAAGATGTACCTGGTGCAGAGAAGTGCTTCAGGGAATGGGAATCTGGGTGCTCAACATATGATATCAGGGTTGCAAATGTTATCATCAGTGCATATGCCAAGGAAGGTTTGGTTGACAAGGCAGAGGAACTCAAGGAAAGGGCCCGCAGGAGAGGAGCCAAACCTAATTCTAAAACCTGGGAAATATTTTGtgattattatttgaaaaatgggGATGTCAAATTGGGTGTTGATTGTATAGCCAATGCGGTATCTGCTGGTAGAGGGAATGGTCAAAAGTGGGTGCCATCACCTGTGATTGTAGGGTCTTTGATGGCACATTTTGAGCAGCAGAAGGATGTAGATGGTGCAGAAGATCTTATTGAGATTTTGAAGAAGGCTGTAGATGATGTAGCGGTGGAGGTATTTGAGTCATTGATTAGAACTTATGCAGCTGCTGGAAGAAAAAGCCAATTGATGCGTCGCAGATTGAAGATGGAGAATGTGGAAGTGAGTGATGATTGTCAGAAGTTGCTTGAAGCAATATGTGTGGAGTAG